GCGTATCCCAAAAAGCCGCCGAAGCCTTGCTGTCGAGCACAGACATCTCTGGGGCATTGTTCTTCAAGAGCGATTTAAGCTGTTCGATCCGGTAAGAGACACTGTCTTCAAAACCTTCGACGCGCAGCACGCTTTGCTCGGACTTCGGATTGTGTGCCGCGCCGCTGACCTCGAACGGGCTACCCATCGCGCGGCTCATCGCGGCAACTGCATCAGTGTCCGTCAGGCCGTGCAGCACCAGACTTGCCTGTGTCTCCGGGCGGGGCAACACTTTGAACGATACTTCGCTCAGGACGCCCAACGTACCGTATGACCCTGCCATCAGCTTGACCAGATCGTAGCCTGTCACATTCTTCATAACGCGCCCGCCATTCTTGACGATGGCACCCTGACCATCGACAAAGCGGACCCCCAAAAGGAAGTCCCGCGCGGCCCCCACAGATATGCGGCGGGGACCGCTTGTGTTGGTTGCAAAGACACCGCCAATTGTCGGCGTTCCTTTGCTGCCGATCAGACCGCGGTAATCCATCGGCTCAAATGCAAGCCGCTGGTTCTCCTTCGCCAAAGCTTTTTGAACAGTGGCGACTGGCGTGCCTGCCTGCGCGACCATTGTCAGCGCACCGGGTTCGTAAAGCGTGATCCCCGACAGTTTTGCCACCGACAAAGGCGTGCCATCCTGCACCATTCCTCTGGTATTGCCGCCGCGCACGCAAAGCGGGCCTGAAGCGGTTGCAACGAAGTCGGACAGTTCTTTTTCGGTGCTGATCGTCATCTCAACGGGCCTTTTGTCGATCCACTCCGGGTGGATGCGCGGGTTTGACTTATTCTGCGGCGATCGCAAGCTCTCGGCGACTATCGGATGCGTCCAGCGGGAAAACTTTGGCGGGGTTCAACAGCCAGCCTGGATCAAACACGTCCTTGACCGCCATCTGCGCCTCAAGATCTGCGGTGCCGTATTGCACGTGCATAAGATCGCGCTTTTCAATACCGACACCGTGCTCACCGGTCAGGCAGCCACCAACTTCTACACAGAGTTTTAGGATTTCAGCGCCGAATTCCTCGCACAGCTCCAAATCTCCGGGTTTGTTCGCATCAAACAGAATGAGCGGATGCATGTTGCCATCACCCGCATGAAAAACGTTGCCAACCTTCAGGCCGAATTCCTCTGACATTTCACCGATGCGGCGCAAAACCATAGGAAGCGCGCTGACAGGGATGGTCCCGTCCAGACACATATAATCATTGATTTGCCCCATCGCGCCGAAAGCAGACTTGCGACCCAACCAGATTTTTGCACTTTCCTCGGCTGATTTGCTTTCGCGAAGCTCGACCGGATTATGCTTTCGGGCAATATCCATGATCAGGCCCAATTGATGGTCGATTTCAGCATCCGATCCTTCAACCTCGACAATCAACAGCGATTCGCACATCGGGTATCCGGCTTTTGCAAAAGCCTCGGTCGCTTCAATGCAGGGCCGATCCATAAATTCGATCGCAACCGGCAAAACACCCGCCTTGATGATATCAGAAACACACTCCCCCGCGACTTCGTTGTCATCAAAACCGATCAGAACAGGCCGCGCGCCCTCAGGCTTTGGCAAAATCCGCAACGTTGCCTCAGTTACAACACCCAGCTGTCCCTCGGACCCGCAGATCAGGCCCAGCAGATCCAGACCACCCGCGTCCAGATGACCGCCGCCGATCTCGACAACCTCTCCGTCCATCATGACCATGGTGACGCCCATCAAGTTGTTGGTGGTCACACCGTATTTGAGGCAATGCGCGCCACCCGAATTCATCGCGATGTTGCCCGCGATAGCGCAGGCAAGTTGCGAAGACGGATCAGGGGCGTAGAAAAAGCCGTCGGCCTCTACCGCACCGGTCACACTCAGATTGGTACGCCCCGTCTGTACCCGGATGAGCCTGTTGTCGTAGTCAGTCTCGATCACGTCCGCCATCCGGGCAACGCCCAGAATGACGCAATCGGCTGTCGGCAACGCGCCCCCCGCAAGCGATGTACCCGACCCCCGCGGCACGACCGGCACCATCTCCTGATGACAAATGCGCAGGATATCCGACACCTCCTGGGTAGACGACGGCAGCACAGCCACCATCGGCGGGCACCTGTATGCCGTCAGCGCGTCACATTCATATGCTTTTGTCTCGCGCTCTTCGTGGATCACGGCATCTGCCGGAAGAACTTCCAGCAGGCGCGCGACCACGCGGGCTTTCTTTGCAAGCACACCGGCATTCGGGACAGGCATTTCCATATCTCTTCTCCTCGGGCACCACATGGAAGCTTTGGTAAACTAATATTACCAATTATGGGCGCTGGCAACAATCTTCTCATCTAGCTAGAACGGTAACATGAACTGGTCCGAACGCATTGCTCTGTTTTCACCGCTGGATATGGCTGCCGTCGGCCTGATTTTTGCGCTTTGGTTGTTGATCGGCTGGCGCATCGAGCGGAGCACAGTCAAAAACCCGTCCGTGTCAAAGGTGATGGCAGACTATCGCCGGGCGTGGATGCGCGAGATGATCACCCGGCAACCGCGTATTTTTGACGCCCAAACCATGGGTAATCTGCGACAAGCGACGACGTTCTTTGCATCAACCAGCATGATTGCGATCGGTGCGACGCTGGCCCTCATCGGCAACGCCAATACACTCAGCGAGGTCGCCAAGGACATAACGCTCACCCAACAGCCAGATATTGTATGGGAAATCAAACTCTTGCTCGTTGTTTTCTTTCTCACCAATGCTTTCTTGAAGTTCGTGTGGTCCAACCGTCTATTCGGCTATTGTTCGGTCCTAATGGCTGCTGTCCCCAATGAAGTAACAGACCCACAAGCCATCCCGATGGCTGACAAGGCCGCTGCCATCAATATCACCGCGGCGCAGAGCTTTAATAGGGGTCTCAGGGCAGTCTACTTTGCGATGGCCAGTTTGTGTTGGCTTGCTGGCGCATTGCCGCTGATTGCTGGTGCAATTTTAACACTTTTCGTGATCTGGCGGCGCGAATTCGCATCACATTCGCGTAGCATCCTCTTGGAAAAGTAGTACAGTGGATTATATACCCTGATATTAACCGCTAGGTATTATCATGTACATTCGCTGCATTTCCGCCCTCGCTCTTTGCGCTGCATTCGCCGTTCCGGCATTTGCGGACGCCCCTGAAATCCAGGAAGCCACCGCTAAAAAGTCGGGGGCATACTGGACGTTTGATGTCACGCTGCTGCACGGTGATACCGGCTGGGATCATTATGCCGACAGTTGGCGGGTCGTAGACAATGATGGAAACGTGCTCGGTACACGCAACCTCGCGCATCCACACACCAACGAACAACCATTCACGCGGTCGCTATCCGGCGTTGAAATCCCCTCCGGCATAACAGAGGTCGGGATTCAGGCCAGTGATAATCTGACGGGTTGGAGCAGCCAGATCAAGAAGATCACTCTGAAGTAGCGTCAGGTTCTATGATAGGGGCCGCCGGAGAGGATGGATGCCGCACGATAGAGCTGCTCTGAAAGCATCACGCGGACCATCATGTGTGGCCAAACCATTTTCCCGAAAGATACCGCATGGTCGGCTCGCTTGCGAAAAGCCGGATCAATGCCGTCTGCACCGCCGATCACGAAGGCCAAATCGCCGCGCCCTGTGTCGCGCCAACCTGCCATTCTATTCGCAAAGTCCGGAGAGGATTCCACTTTGCCACGCTCGTCCAGAATGCAGATCAGGGAACCCGAAGGCACAGCGCGGTCCAGCAAGGCAGCCTCAGCCGACATACCGCCACCTTTTTTATCTTCTACCTCAACGACTTGCGCCGGACCAAGGCCCAAAGCCCTGCCCGTGCGATCAAATCGTTTAAGATAGTCGTCTATAAGCTCTTTTTCAGGACTGGCCCGCAGCCGTCCTACAGCGCAGATATGAACACGCACCGCGCTGGACCGGAATCAGCTTTGCGGTGCCGCGACTTCGCCGCCGTCCATCCACATCTTTTCGAGTTGATAGAACTCGCGCACTTCCGGACGGAAGACATGTACCAGCACATCACCGGTGTCGATCAGAACCCAGTCGCCGATGTCTTTGCCTTCGGTCTTGGGGGACCGGCCAAACTCATCCTTGACCATCTGCGCAAGCTTCTCAGAGATCGCGGAAACCTGCCGCGTCGAACGACCGGAACAGATGACCATATAGTCACCGATCTCTGTCTTACCCTGCAAATCAATCTGCACGATATCTTCGGCCTTGTCTTCTTCGAGGGTGGTGAGAATGCGCGCCAAGAGGGCATCGCTTGAAGTCATATCAGAAGCACCCGCCATCAGCGTTGCTCCGTGAGTCGCAGATACATCTGCGTGTCTTTGAATTGACAGGACATTGTCCTCCTTAAGTTACGCCGCCATCACAGGGGGCGCTGGGAATGTCCTTAGAATAACAATCCCAACGCGACAATTCAATGACAGCAACCAGCCATGGTGCCGCAGTGTGACATCACCAGCCTTCTTCGGTGATTATGTCCGATTTTTGTGCGCCCAACGCTTGCAGCGCATCACGGACATCATCCACAAACCCGCCCGGGCCGCATAGATAGAATTTTTGCCCAAAGTCGTCGATGTGTTCTTTGAGGAAAGCCTTGTCGATCTTTTCGCTTTTCACCTGATCGCTGTCTTCTTTGGTAACAGTAAAGACCGTCTCAAGACCCTGCATGGCTTCAAATTCTGCGCGCAGAATGATGTCTGCTTCTGTTTTGTTGGAGTAGATCAGCTTGCAACCTGAAAGGTTGCCTGATCGTGCGCGTGCCCGAAGGATCGAGATAAACGGTGTGACACCTGCACCCGCAGCGAGGAAAACACCCGGACCCTGATCGTTGATAGCTCCAAACGGTCCGTCTAGCGTGACTGTCGACCCCGGTCTCAACTGTGGCAGCTGCTCGGTGACACCATCGTGGTCCGGATAGCTTTTGATCACGAACTCCAGATTGATGTCTTCCGGCAATGACGTGAAGGTAAATGGGCGACCCTCTTCACGCCAGCCGTCTGAATTGATCGCCAGTTCGGCCGCCTGACCTGCCTCGAATGGCAAATCCTGCGGTTTACTGAAGATGTAACGATGTGTGTCGTGTGTAACGGGACTGATTTCTTTCAAAACGATTGTATTGGTCATGGATAACTCCTTTGACCGATCAACGCGCCCCGACTGATGGCAGTTCCGCCTCCTCTACGGCTCTATTTTCGCAGCAAGCCTCGCCACCCCTGATCGATTTCAGCCAGCGCACCCATGTCCCAGACAGCCGCATCGTTCAAATAACGACCGTCCGGTGTCGTATATCCAAGCGCGCTTTCCCTCTCTTGTAAGGCTTTGACCCTGTCAGGCTGAAATACTCGTGAGACACCGCTCTTCCGCAGCCCATCCGCATCGGCACGTTCAAACAGTAAAGCTGAAGGCGCTTTGGACAGGTTTACACATGCACAACCTTGCTGCGCAGCAAGCACCGCAAGACGGGCAGATTTTGCGCCAAGATCGCGCAAAGAGATGTCAGCGCGCAAAGGGTCTGCCGTTCCGGTCCCGTAAAAATGGGTGGCACCCGTTTCGGCATAGGTCATGTCACATCCCATAAACGCCATTACCCGCGGCCGCAGGTGATGCAGCGCCCAATAAGCGGTAGTGTAAGCCATCGTAGCACCCGCCATGATGAACCCACCAAAGTGGTTCTGCGCCGGCACAAAGGCATCCGCCTCGATCCAGACTTGCCCTGCTGCGGGGGCGGGCGGCTTTCGATCCGCTGGGAAATCTTCGGGAAAAACCAGAACGTCCCAGTCAGGCCGGACGCGCCATGCGTTGTTCACCACGACGATGGAATCAAACCACTCCTTCGGCCACTTCTGCGCCTCAAGGACATTAGGTCCACTGCCAAGGATGAGGACCACCGAATTTGTCGCTGTCATGTCCTGCTTTCCGTTATGTTCACCTGACAACGGAAACTACCTCTGAATGCTGACCGATCAAGTCAGCCAGATGTCGCATCTGTTTGCGGCTTGGATACGGCCAACTTGCTATCTTCCAACAACAGAACTTCGCGTTGGGGGAAGGGGATGGAAATACCGTTTTCCTGAAACGTATCCCAAAGCGCGAGGTAGACGTTGCCGCGGATATTCGTCAAACCGCCTGTCGGGTCCTTGATCCAGAACCGCAGGATGTAGTCCACAGAGCTGTCGCCAAACCCCACGATATGGCAGACTGGCGGTTTGAAACTTAGCACACGGTCAACGCTGGTTGCCGCAGCGATGGCCATCTTCCTAACCGCATGCGGGTCATCGCCATAGGCTGTCCCGAAATAGATATCGAGCCGGACAAAATCATCGGAGTGGGACCAGTTGACCACCTGCCCTGTGATCAGGTCTTCGTTCGGTATCAGGTATTCTTTGCCGTCCCGCGTCACCACGGAGGCGTATCTGGCACCCAATGTCTGGATCCAGCCAAAGGTTTCGCCCAAGGAAATCACGTCACCCGGTTTAATCGACTTATCGAGCAGAATGATCACACCCGACACAAGGTTCGAGACGACCTTTTGCAAACCGAAACCAAGGCCCACACCAATCGCACCCGACAGCACGGCCAACCCTGTCAGATCAATACCAACGGCTTTGACGCCCATATAGAAAGCGATGCCGTAGAGGGCGAGTTGCACACCCTTGACCGCCAGCACCTGCATTGAGGGACTAATGTCATCGTTCTTGCGGATTGTGCTGGCCGAAGCCTGACTGACCACCCGCGCCATGGTGAGCAGCACACCGATCACGACAAGCGCGGTGATCAGGGTCAAAAGTGACAGCCTGAAATCGCCAACAGTGATCGCCATGCCATCCATGAAGCCCGCCACATCATCAGAGACGTTCAACATGTAAAGCGTCGCATATATCCACATCGCCCACGTTACGATGCGGCGCAGCGGGCGGTTGCGCACAAGCCGTGCGGCAAAGGCGACCAGCACGTAAACCGCCGCCAAGGTTGCCGCCAACCCGATCAGATAGGACCGCGACGGCCATGTAATATTCTGCATCACCGCATAGACAAGACCGGCCAGAGCGGCGAACCACATTAGACCAAGACGTCTTTTAATCTGGACGATGAAACGTAACTGCCACTTCGCCCAGCCTTCGCGCGAGCGGACCCAGTTTTCCAGCATGACACCGGTGCCACGGTGCAAAAGCCACGCCAGAACGGCTAACCCCAGCAAGATGAACACCTGATTTTGCCGCCAGCCGGGTGCAAGCATCCCCGACATGAACGACACAACGTTGATCCAGATGCCCTGTAGGCTAGTCAGAAACTCCGCAAACGGATCAGTGGCGTCTTGCATGGAGGCTCCTTTTAGCACGAAGCGTTGCACGGCTTCCCTGCACCTGCAACCCTTCAACCCTTGCGGCAAAACCGTTCGACAGGTATCTGGGACAACATGAAACAGATTTTCGACTCAAGTGATCGCATACGCCTGCGTGAACGGTTCTTCGGTGCAACCCATAGTGTGTTGGCCCGACTATAATCTGCCTGCAGCCGCCCGCGCGGCCCCTTCTTTGCTGACTCTATTCACTCAACAAAACGGGAGAGGACCTATGTCCCCCAAAACGCTCTATGATAAAATCTGGGATGCGCATGTCGCGCACGAAGCCGATGATGGCACCTGCCTGCTCTATATCGACCGCCACCTCGTTCACGAAGTGACCTCGCCTCAGGCGTTCGAAGGCCTGCGCATGACGGGTCGCTCCGTTCGCGCACCCGATAAGACCATCGCCGTGCCGGACCACAACGTGCCGACTACGCTGGACCGCGCAAATGCGGCCACCATGACCGAAGACAGCCGTATTCAGGTTGAGGCGCTCGACAAGAATGCGAAAGATTTTGGCGTTCACTATTACCCGGTATCCGACATCCGTCAGGGCATCGTGCACATCGTCGGCCCCGAGCAGGGTTGGACATTGCCCGGCATGACCGTTGTTTGTGGTGATAGCCACACCGCGACGCACGGCGCCTTCGGTGCACTGGCCCACGGTATCGGCACTTCGGAAGTTGAGCACGTTCTGGCCACGCAAACGCTGATCCAGAAGAAATCAAAAAACATGAAGGTCGAAATCACCGGCAAGCTGCGCCCTGGTGTGACCGCCAAAGATATCACCATGTCTGTGATTGGTGTCACCGGCACAGCGGGCGGCACCGGCTATGTCATCGAATACTGCGGCGAAGCGATCCGCGATCTGTCGATGGAAGGCCGCATGACCGTTTGTAACATGGCAATCGAAGGTGGCGCACGCGCAGGCCTGATTGCACCGGACGAAAAGACGTTCGAATATTGCAACGGCCGTCCACATGCGCCGAAGGGTGCCCAGTGGGAAGCAGCTATGAACTGGTGGAAAACACTTTATTCCGATGACGATGCGCATTGGGACAAAGTCATCACGATCAGCGGCGAAGACATCGCGCCGGTTGTGACTTGGGGCACATCGCCCGAAGACGTTCTGCCGATCACCGCAAACGTACCGTCCCCGACCGAATTCAAAGGTGGCAAGGTCAATGCGGCGGAACGCTCGCTCGAATACATGGGTCTGACCGCAGGAACGCCGCTCAGTGATGTTGAAATTGATGCGGTATTCATCGGGTCATGCACCAATGGCCGGATCGAAGATCTGCGCGCCGCTGCAGCCATCCTTAAAGGCAAAAAGAAAAAAGAAGGCATTCGCGCGATGGTCGTGCCGGGGTCGGGCGTTGTCCGCGCTCAGGCCGAAGAAGAAGGCCTTGCAGATATCTTCAAGGAAGCAGGCTTTGAATGGCGCCTTGCGGGTTGCTCCATGTGTCTGGCGATGAACCCTGACCAGCTTGCTCCGGGCGAACGCTGCGCAGCGACGTCGAACCGCAACTTCGAAGGCCGTCAGGGCCGCGGTGGACGGACACACCTGATGTCGCCTGCAATGGCGGCGGCGGCGGCTGTTACCGGCAAGCTGACGGACGTGCGGGACCTGATGTGAGCAAACGCTCGTCCATCCTTTTCAAAACGCCTTTGCCAGCGATGGCTAAGGCTGCCGGAAGCTGGATGAGCAGCACTCCCCGCTCCGGTTCGATCTGCGACACACAACCAAATCCTAGCACCAAACGTTTTGGTGTCCCGATTTCAGGAGAAATCCAATGAACAAGTTTACCACTCTGACAGGGATTGCGGCCCCCATGCCGCTGATCAATATCGACACCGATATGATCATCCCCAAGCAGTTTCTTAAAACCATCAAACGATCCGGTCTTGGCGTGAACCTCTTTGAGGAGATGCGCTATGACGATGATCACAACGAAAACCCGGACTTCGTGCTGAACAAGCCGCAGTACCGCGAGGCACAGATCCTTGTCGCGGGTGACAACTTTGGCTGCGGCTCCTCTCGTGAACACGCGCCATGGGCGATCGCCGATTTTGGCATCACCTGCGTTATTGCGCCGAGCTATGCAGATATTTTTTACAACAACTGCTTCAAGAACGGCATCCTGCCCATCGCTCTGCCACAAGACGTCGTCGACGTTCTGATGAAAGATGCGGAAAAAGGTGCCAACGCACGGATGACGATTGATCTTGATGCACAGACGGTAACGACATCAGAAGGCGAGACGTTCTCCTTCGAGATTGATGCGTTCAAAAAGCACTGCCTGATGAATGGCTTGGACGATATTGGCCTGACAATGGAAAAAGCACCATCAATCGACGCGTTTGAATCTAAAGCAGCCCAAAGCCGTCCTTGGGTCTGAAACTTTGCCTATCAAGGGCGTTGATTAATACACGTTAAACGAGAACCTTGTGGGCGCCATTGGTGCGCCCACAAGATATGGGGATGTGCCGTTTTTTTGCCCGCCTATTGATGCAAGAACGCACCACCCCCTCCTTCAAAACGCCCCACTTGACAGCAAACGTTAACCAACAGGCTTGAGCGTCGGGCGGAAAGAAGGCACAAATTGGGCAGAAATGAGGCAGGCCCCTGCACACCTTGGGGGCAACAAGTTGGAACAAGTTCGCGGCACCGTATCGCGTCTGGCCAGTTTGGAAGGGTACAAGAGTGATCGGACGGATGACAGGCGCGGCAGCGCGTGGCCTAATAGTGGCTTTGTTAATTGCAATACCCGCGCTTTTGGTGCCGGGAGTTGCGAGCGATACCAGCCAGATCACGGCACTGGCCGCCATGCTCGCGGGCTTTCTGACCTTCGTTGAGTACAACTCCAATTTCCCCAGCATCGTCGAATTCCGCGATGCGCCTCCGTTCAACAGATTGCGGGTCGTCGCACTGGCCTGCACGGTCCTCATGCTGAGCCTGATCATCAAGGGTCAGACCGATCCGTCGCTTCTTACAAATGGCTTGACCTCACTTGGCACAATCATCGGCAACGCGATTGATTTCCCGTATTCACCAGTTCGCCTTGTGGTGCTGATGTTGCCTGCGGATTCCGATCCCGGCCTTATTTCCATTGTGCGCACGGCGGCCGGTATCTCGTATCTGGTGTCACTGGTCGCAATGGCTGCGTTTCTTGTTCTTGTACGCATTCTTGGTTGGCCCGCGCGGCAGGGTGCTTTTAACGTCTGGGTAAACCTGCCTCTGTTCGACCCTACAGCGGGTGGCGATGTGCTGGAACGCCTGCAACGGGATGCACGCGTCAACATCGCGCTTGGCTTTCTACTGCCCTTTCTCATTCCCGCAGTGGTCAAAGCGGCGGCTGATCTGGTAGAACCGATCACGTTGCAAAACCCGCAAACCTTGATCTGGACACTCAGCGCATGGGCCTTCCTACCTGCAAGCATGATTATGCGCGGTATTGCCATGGGCCGCGTCGCGGAGATGATCGAAGAGAAGCGTCGCCGGACCTATGCAAGCGCCGATGCAGAGAACGGCTATCAAGCCGCCTGATCTATCTGGTACTGGCGCTGTTGCTTTGTCTCGGCACCACCGGGATGGCCGACATCCTGCGGGTGGCAACCTTCAACACAGAATTGGGGCGCAAGGGGCCGGGCCTTCTTTTACGCGATGTCCTTGCGGATAAAGACCCACAGTTGGCCGCAGTATTGGGTCAAATCACAAACGCAAAACCCGATCTACTGGTGTTGCAAGGCGTCGATTACGACCTGCACCTCACAGCCCTAACTGCTTTTTCAGCGTCGCTGGCAAAGAAGGGGCACGAGATGCCATACCACTTCTCCGCAAAACCCAACGCCGGTCTTATGACCGATCTTGATCTGGACGGGGACGGCAAGCTTGGCGGTGCCGGAGATGCCCAGGGATATGGCCGCTTTTACGGTCAAGGCAGCATGGCAGTGCTGTCCCGCTATCCCATCATATCTGAAGACGTCACCGATTTCTCGGGGCTCCTGTGGCGCGACCTTCCGGATGCTATACTCCCTGAAAAGAACGACGAGCCCTTCCCGTCAACTGAGGCTCTCGCCATCCAGCGCCTGTCATCTCACGGGCATTGGAGCGTGCCTGTCCGGCACCCCACCCTTGGCGTTGTCACGCTACTCACATACCATGCGTCACCTCCGGTCTTTGATGGACCCGAAGACCGAAACGGAAAGCGCAACCACGATGAAACAGCCTTCTGGTATCAGCATTTGGAAGGGATCATCGGCACGCCGCCAACGGCACGCTTTGTCCTGCTTGGCGATTCCAACCTTGATCCAGAACGGGGGAATGGGCGCGGGGAGGCGATGCGTCGACTATTGGACCACCCCAGACTTCAGGACCCGCTTCCAAAAAGACCAACCGTAAACTGGGACCAGACCGGGCCGATGCGCGTCGACTATATCCTGCCATCCTCGGACTGGATTATAGAAGATGCACAGATCGTGGCGGACCCTGCCGCCAGCCGTCATTCCCTTGTCTGGGTGGATCTGCGCCCCTAGCCGTTCTTGACCCTTTGCCGCCATCACGCTACGCCGCGTCAGATAGATATTTTCAAGGAGCATCCCATGGCCAATCCTACCCTGTTGATCCTAGCCGGTGACGGCATCGGCCCAGAGGTGATGAACGAGGTCACCCGTATCATCGACTGGTTCGGCGAAAAGCGGGATCTCAAATTTGATGTTGAACACGATCTGGTGGGCGGTGCCGCTTACGACGCACACGGCACACCATTGCACGATGATACCATGGCGCGCGCGCTGGAAGCCGATGCTGTTCTGCTCGGTGCTGTTGGCGGCCCAAAATACGATGATCTGGACTTCAGCCTGAAACCAGAACGCGGCCTGCTGCGCTTGCGCAAAGAGATGGATCTGTTTTCCAACCTGCGCCCCGCCCAATGCTTCGACGCGCTGGCTGATTTCTCCTCACTCAAGCCCGAACTGGTCGCGGGTCTGGATATCATGATCGTCCGCGAGCTGACCTCAGGCGTCTACTTCGGAGAACCACGAGGCATCTTCGAAGAAGGCAACGAACGTGTAGGCGTCAACACCCAGCGCTACACCGAAAGCGAGATCGACCGCGTCGCGCGTTCCGCGTTCGAGCTGGCCCGCAAGCGCAACAACAAAGTCTGCTCCATGGAAAAAGCCAACGTCATGGAAAGCGGCATCCTGTGGCGCGAAGTTGTTCAGAAAGTCCACGACGAGGATTATCCCGATGTCGAGCTGAGCCACATGTATGCCGACAACGGTGCCATGCAGCTGGTCCGCGCACCCAAGCAGTTCGACGTTATTGTCACGGACAACCTTTTCGGTGACATCCTGTCAGACTGCGCCGCAATGCTGACCGGCTCCTTGGGCATGCTCCCATCGGCGTCACTGGGGGCACCGAACGCAGATGGCCGCCCCAAGGCGATGTACGAACCCGTGCACGGCTCTGCGCCTGACATCACAGGTCAGGGCAAGGCAAACCCGATCGCCTGCATCCTGAGCTTTGCCATGGCACTGCGTTACTCCTTCGACCACGGTGACGAGGCCACACGGCTGGAAAAAGCCGTCGAGAAGGTTCTGGCCGACGGCGCGCGCACTGCCGACCTGATGGGCCCAGAAGGCGGCACACCGATCAGCACCACAGAAATGGGTGACGTGATTCTCGCAGCGCTCGACGCCAGTTTGTAAGTTACCTTCTTGGTTTCAGCGTGAGGGCAGCCCCATGGGCTGCCTTTTTCGGTTTCAGAACAGGTATTCTATTTGCGGGCTTCTGTCTGGCTGCAAGATCGGAGGCTGGACGAAACACGCTACGATTTCACTGGTCCACCCCGGAGCGCAGGATGCATTAATTGCTGAGCGTTTCAGACCAAAAATGGTGACCCCGGCAGAACGCCGAGAATCGCAGAAAAAGGAAGCAAAAACAACGAAGCTTGCGGGACACACATAGCACTTGCGAGGCTTTAAGGAACAATAGGTTAGCCGCCGAAGTGGGACACACCTCGTGTCTATCCCAAAAGAAAAATCCCGGCTCGGCGGCAACCGAAACCGGGATCAAATCTAAAACAAAAGCGTCCAGCTTTCGGGAATACAGTACCTCAAGAACCGCTGTCAAAGCAACCAGCATTCAAGGCTGTCGTTGGTTCTCAGGTGGTGCATCATGAGCGTTCGCCTTGTACACGGAGGGCTCCCCTCAGACATCTCACCCTACCAACTGAAGCGATTTCTCAAGCGGGCCAGAGTTTCGCTTGGCCTGTCAAAAGGTGCGATTGAATATCTGGTCTTCGCCATCGACAACTGCCAAGCCTCAGACTTCGCGCAAGGTAGGATCTGTGCGATCTGGCATTCATTGGAACGCCTTGCCCAAACCTTTGGGCTATCGAAACGGCAGGTTGGACGGATTGAGGCCGAGCTTGT
The Sulfitobacter noctilucicola genome window above contains:
- a CDS encoding mechanosensitive ion channel family protein, whose product is MQDATDPFAEFLTSLQGIWINVVSFMSGMLAPGWRQNQVFILLGLAVLAWLLHRGTGVMLENWVRSREGWAKWQLRFIVQIKRRLGLMWFAALAGLVYAVMQNITWPSRSYLIGLAATLAAVYVLVAFAARLVRNRPLRRIVTWAMWIYATLYMLNVSDDVAGFMDGMAITVGDFRLSLLTLITALVVIGVLLTMARVVSQASASTIRKNDDISPSMQVLAVKGVQLALYGIAFYMGVKAVGIDLTGLAVLSGAIGVGLGFGLQKVVSNLVSGVIILLDKSIKPGDVISLGETFGWIQTLGARYASVVTRDGKEYLIPNEDLITGQVVNWSHSDDFVRLDIYFGTAYGDDPHAVRKMAIAAATSVDRVLSFKPPVCHIVGFGDSSVDYILRFWIKDPTGGLTNIRGNVYLALWDTFQENGISIPFPQREVLLLEDSKLAVSKPQTDATSG
- the leuC gene encoding 3-isopropylmalate dehydratase large subunit → MSPKTLYDKIWDAHVAHEADDGTCLLYIDRHLVHEVTSPQAFEGLRMTGRSVRAPDKTIAVPDHNVPTTLDRANAATMTEDSRIQVEALDKNAKDFGVHYYPVSDIRQGIVHIVGPEQGWTLPGMTVVCGDSHTATHGAFGALAHGIGTSEVEHVLATQTLIQKKSKNMKVEITGKLRPGVTAKDITMSVIGVTGTAGGTGYVIEYCGEAIRDLSMEGRMTVCNMAIEGGARAGLIAPDEKTFEYCNGRPHAPKGAQWEAAMNWWKTLYSDDDAHWDKVITISGEDIAPVVTWGTSPEDVLPITANVPSPTEFKGGKVNAAERSLEYMGLTAGTPLSDVEIDAVFIGSCTNGRIEDLRAAAAILKGKKKKEGIRAMVVPGSGVVRAQAEEEGLADIFKEAGFEWRLAGCSMCLAMNPDQLAPGERCAATSNRNFEGRQGRGGRTHLMSPAMAAAAAVTGKLTDVRDLM
- the leuD gene encoding 3-isopropylmalate dehydratase small subunit, encoding MNKFTTLTGIAAPMPLINIDTDMIIPKQFLKTIKRSGLGVNLFEEMRYDDDHNENPDFVLNKPQYREAQILVAGDNFGCGSSREHAPWAIADFGITCVIAPSYADIFYNNCFKNGILPIALPQDVVDVLMKDAEKGANARMTIDLDAQTVTTSEGETFSFEIDAFKKHCLMNGLDDIGLTMEKAPSIDAFESKAAQSRPWV
- a CDS encoding endonuclease/exonuclease/phosphatase family protein; this translates as MADILRVATFNTELGRKGPGLLLRDVLADKDPQLAAVLGQITNAKPDLLVLQGVDYDLHLTALTAFSASLAKKGHEMPYHFSAKPNAGLMTDLDLDGDGKLGGAGDAQGYGRFYGQGSMAVLSRYPIISEDVTDFSGLLWRDLPDAILPEKNDEPFPSTEALAIQRLSSHGHWSVPVRHPTLGVVTLLTYHASPPVFDGPEDRNGKRNHDETAFWYQHLEGIIGTPPTARFVLLGDSNLDPERGNGRGEAMRRLLDHPRLQDPLPKRPTVNWDQTGPMRVDYILPSSDWIIEDAQIVADPAASRHSLVWVDLRP
- the leuB gene encoding 3-isopropylmalate dehydrogenase — translated: MANPTLLILAGDGIGPEVMNEVTRIIDWFGEKRDLKFDVEHDLVGGAAYDAHGTPLHDDTMARALEADAVLLGAVGGPKYDDLDFSLKPERGLLRLRKEMDLFSNLRPAQCFDALADFSSLKPELVAGLDIMIVRELTSGVYFGEPRGIFEEGNERVGVNTQRYTESEIDRVARSAFELARKRNNKVCSMEKANVMESGILWREVVQKVHDEDYPDVELSHMYADNGAMQLVRAPKQFDVIVTDNLFGDILSDCAAMLTGSLGMLPSASLGAPNADGRPKAMYEPVHGSAPDITGQGKANPIACILSFAMALRYSFDHGDEATRLEKAVEKVLADGARTADLMGPEGGTPISTTEMGDVILAALDASL